In the Xiamenia xianingshaonis genome, one interval contains:
- the gltX gene encoding glutamate--tRNA ligase, with translation MTEQKKVRVRFAPSPTGRLHVGGARTAIDNWAFARANGGDFILRIEDTDPERSTEENVQVILNAMKWLGLDWDEGPEVGGEAGPYFQTQRMDTYRDALERLQERGAVYPCFCSKEALDAKRAKAEAEEGGYAGYDRTCRDLDPDEAAARIEAGEPHVWRLKVPLDHGPIEFEDAVYGPMSFPADVMDDMIVVRSDGSPTYNFAVVCDDANMGITHVIRGDDHLSNTPRQILIYEALGYDIPTFAHLSMILGPDGKKLSKRHGAASVEEFAERGYLPDAMVNFLALLGWSLDGETTLIGRDVLCREFSLERVTKKDAVFDETKLDWMNGQYIKEMGAKAWVEAASPWLARAFAGVDAATPLDDAQAAEAARDLAARPAFYEALYPLVCERLTRLDEATGKLSYMFWGPDVRALDEKSVNKVLLKEGARADEAVTACRSVLADESLPWECEPLQEACRAKGEELGLKPKLLFQPLRVAVCGNMVSPPLFESIELLPREDVLARIDAVVDEVFHA, from the coding sequence ATGACAGAACAGAAGAAGGTGCGCGTTCGCTTCGCCCCCTCGCCGACGGGGCGGCTACATGTGGGCGGCGCCCGCACGGCCATCGACAACTGGGCGTTCGCCCGCGCCAACGGCGGCGATTTCATCCTGCGCATCGAAGACACCGACCCGGAGCGTTCGACCGAAGAAAACGTCCAGGTCATTCTGAATGCCATGAAGTGGCTTGGGCTCGACTGGGACGAAGGCCCCGAAGTCGGCGGCGAGGCAGGACCGTACTTCCAGACCCAGCGCATGGACACCTACCGAGATGCGCTTGAGCGGCTGCAAGAGCGCGGGGCGGTGTATCCGTGCTTCTGCAGCAAAGAAGCACTCGACGCCAAACGCGCGAAGGCCGAGGCCGAAGAGGGCGGCTATGCCGGCTACGACCGCACCTGCCGCGACCTCGACCCGGACGAGGCGGCCGCGCGCATCGAGGCCGGCGAGCCGCACGTGTGGCGACTGAAGGTGCCGCTCGACCACGGTCCCATCGAGTTCGAGGACGCGGTCTACGGCCCCATGTCCTTCCCCGCCGACGTCATGGACGACATGATCGTCGTGCGCAGCGACGGAAGCCCCACGTACAACTTTGCGGTGGTCTGTGACGACGCGAACATGGGCATCACGCACGTCATCCGCGGCGACGACCACCTGTCCAACACGCCGCGCCAGATCCTCATTTACGAAGCGCTCGGCTACGACATCCCCACCTTCGCGCATCTGTCGATGATCTTGGGGCCTGACGGCAAGAAGCTCTCGAAGCGCCACGGAGCCGCCAGCGTCGAAGAGTTCGCCGAGCGCGGCTACCTGCCCGACGCCATGGTGAACTTCCTCGCGCTTTTGGGCTGGTCGCTTGACGGCGAGACGACGCTCATCGGCCGCGACGTGCTCTGCCGCGAGTTCTCGCTTGAGCGCGTGACGAAAAAAGACGCCGTCTTCGACGAGACGAAGCTCGACTGGATGAACGGGCAGTACATCAAGGAGATGGGCGCAAAGGCATGGGTGGAAGCGGCCTCGCCGTGGCTTGCGCGGGCGTTTGCGGGCGTCGACGCCGCAACGCCGCTCGACGACGCTCAGGCTGCCGAAGCCGCACGCGACCTGGCGGCGCGCCCGGCGTTCTATGAAGCGCTGTATCCGCTCGTCTGCGAGCGCCTGACCAGGCTTGACGAAGCGACCGGCAAGCTTTCCTACATGTTTTGGGGGCCTGACGTGCGCGCGCTTGACGAAAAGAGCGTGAACAAGGTGCTGCTGAAGGAAGGCGCCCGCGCCGACGAGGCCGTTACGGCCTGCCGCAGCGTCCTGGCCGACGAGTCCCTCCCCTGGGAATGCGAGCCTTTGCAAGAGGCGTGCCGCGCCAAGGGCGAAGAGCTGGGGCTGAAGCCGAAGCTGCTGTTCCAGCCGTTGCGCGTGGCGGTGTGCGGCAACATGGTGTCTCCGCCGCTGTTCGAATCCATCGAGCTTTTGCCGCGCGAAGACGTGCTCGCCCGCATCGACGCGGTCGTCGACGAGGTCTTCCATGCCTGA
- a CDS encoding lipoprotein intramolecular transacylase Lit, whose protein sequence is MKTLLSGLVRIVAVAAVALWCVAAGYIAVSVPDLPTEALSQTFSPAESSPFSKDDLVRAAVVGKQYTFNAHDKQALYDQIAAMNARAAAEGDQSAVADAGFPDVDAMERAFAEADERYVLTPDAMSHLDDVWPVAVAGYVAFGASTVLALAGLVFCGATGGRRRVGGVLVGAGVVVLVAFAALGAWAVVDFDGLFAAFHSLFFAAGTWTFSWDSLLITMYPPEFWVGMGAIWLVTTCLAAILSIGIGAILRRKAPAS, encoded by the coding sequence ATGAAAACGCTGCTTTCAGGCCTTGTGCGCATCGTTGCCGTCGCAGCCGTTGCGCTGTGGTGCGTGGCGGCCGGCTACATCGCCGTGTCCGTCCCCGATCTGCCCACCGAAGCGCTCTCGCAAACGTTCAGCCCCGCCGAGTCGTCGCCGTTTTCAAAAGACGACCTGGTTCGCGCGGCCGTCGTCGGCAAGCAATACACGTTCAACGCCCATGACAAGCAGGCGCTGTACGACCAGATAGCGGCCATGAATGCCCGCGCCGCCGCCGAGGGGGACCAGAGCGCCGTGGCCGACGCCGGCTTTCCCGACGTGGACGCGATGGAGCGCGCCTTCGCCGAAGCCGACGAGCGCTACGTGCTCACGCCCGACGCGATGAGCCACCTCGACGACGTGTGGCCGGTCGCCGTCGCCGGCTACGTCGCCTTCGGCGCCTCGACCGTCCTTGCGCTCGCCGGCCTCGTGTTCTGCGGCGCGACCGGCGGCCGACGGCGGGTCGGCGGCGTGCTCGTTGGCGCCGGAGTCGTCGTGCTCGTCGCGTTCGCCGCGCTCGGCGCCTGGGCGGTCGTCGATTTCGACGGCCTGTTCGCCGCCTTCCATTCGCTGTTCTTTGCCGCCGGCACGTGGACGTTTTCGTGGGATTCGCTGCTCATCACCATGTACCCGCCCGAGTTTTGGGTGGGGATGGGCGCCATCTGGCTTGTCACGACGTGTCTTGCGGCTATACTTTCGATCGGTATTGGAGCGATCTTGCGGCGCAAGGCGCCTGCAAGCTGA
- a CDS encoding 4Fe-4S binding protein → MPDEARLSGAGAFLDAAGAAEAHSGEATEPRRCALPDNPWRSDDPLDAIVVLQDYCIRMKGAACERCALACPHDAISYGAEERPLIDRDRCTRCGICQGICDAFASPRITMADLHSRMRRIAIRGDEVVVASEACLADADEAADNVVVLPSLAMLSPEFWALLLAEGTRVSVAGDLETVAADPRSGSTGDELFNYAVQCAETWTERSVGYLEDVPLRENLLRDAASPAVRGRRELIDDLLAGAVDIASGQRTLRRSNAVQDFRERRERLRARNRITAAEGPKVNRYMPSGRLNQVMWPKRRLLLEAIDCLPAMAERVEVLLSRTDADRCTNCLACVAACPAKARFSDPETGALLLDPRYCIGCELCAPACPTGAVFFESTDATELLAS, encoded by the coding sequence ATGCCTGACGAGGCCCGTTTGTCCGGCGCTGGCGCGTTCCTCGACGCTGCCGGCGCCGCCGAAGCGCACAGCGGCGAGGCGACCGAACCTCGACGCTGTGCGCTTCCCGACAACCCGTGGCGCTCCGACGACCCGCTTGACGCCATCGTCGTGCTGCAGGACTACTGCATCCGCATGAAGGGCGCCGCATGCGAGCGGTGCGCTTTGGCCTGTCCGCACGACGCCATATCCTACGGCGCAGAAGAGCGCCCCCTCATCGACCGCGACCGGTGCACGCGCTGCGGCATCTGCCAGGGCATTTGCGACGCATTCGCCTCTCCCCGCATCACGATGGCCGACCTGCATTCGCGCATGCGGCGCATTGCCATCCGGGGCGACGAGGTCGTGGTGGCAAGCGAAGCGTGCCTTGCCGACGCGGACGAAGCCGCCGACAACGTCGTCGTGCTGCCCTCGCTCGCGATGCTGTCTCCGGAATTCTGGGCGCTGCTTTTGGCCGAAGGGACGCGTGTTTCAGTTGCAGGCGACCTGGAAACCGTTGCCGCTGATCCGAGAAGCGGCAGCACGGGAGACGAGCTGTTCAATTACGCCGTACAGTGCGCCGAGACGTGGACGGAGCGGTCGGTGGGGTATCTCGAAGACGTGCCGCTGCGCGAAAACCTGCTGCGCGACGCCGCAAGTCCTGCGGTGCGTGGCCGGCGCGAGCTTATCGACGACTTGCTGGCCGGCGCCGTCGACATCGCCTCGGGCCAGCGAACGCTGCGCCGCTCGAACGCCGTGCAGGACTTCCGCGAACGTCGCGAGCGTCTGCGCGCCCGCAACCGCATCACCGCAGCCGAAGGCCCGAAGGTGAACCGCTACATGCCAAGCGGCCGGTTGAACCAGGTCATGTGGCCGAAACGACGGCTGTTGCTCGAGGCGATCGATTGCTTGCCCGCCATGGCGGAACGCGTGGAGGTGCTGCTTTCCCGCACCGATGCCGACCGCTGCACGAACTGCCTCGCCTGCGTGGCGGCCTGTCCCGCGAAAGCCCGGTTCAGCGACCCGGAAACGGGAGCGCTCCTGCTCGATCCGCGCTACTGCATCGGATGCGAGCTGTGCGCCCCGGCCTGTCCGACCGGCGCCGTGTTCTTCGAATCGACCGACGCGACAGAGCTTCTTGCTTCCTGA
- a CDS encoding ATP-grasp domain-containing protein, protein MASNTELTSEYLSIIESLDGDVAGRRGAFRYMQDSTAIVHHRVVACTFVPRLFNQKTYDVMKHTAETAHGILCKVIEHYLQDPEYRRAFDFDPRLEELILLPRGYDAVLPFARLDTFLDEDSFRVMFCEFNGDGSAGMNENREIAHSIEQSSTFKEFSSRHKVSGCDLFDPWVREFLDIYATYQGRVDNPRVAVCDYLENGVVDEFYIYAERFKVAGVDCVIADVRDLVFDGEVLRDGEGREINAIWRRCVTNDVIEHWDESQQLIDALRAEKVALIGSFAGHIVHDKQIFKALFDRRTTAFLDKDEISFIEQTVPMTAFLDDGCVNLDQIRENKDEWVIKPTDHYGADDVYAGRSVDEATWRALVDKFANGRAGEPFLVQRYVTPYRTLTLPPDASIDEVADADVQTNPVPYNNINGLYVYNGRFQGVFSRLGPHPTISKDKEGITAATIWVDCDEA, encoded by the coding sequence ATGGCCAGCAATACCGAGCTCACTTCCGAGTACCTCTCAATCATCGAGTCTTTGGACGGCGACGTGGCGGGACGGCGCGGAGCGTTTCGCTATATGCAGGATTCCACCGCCATCGTGCACCACCGCGTCGTGGCCTGCACGTTCGTGCCGCGCCTGTTCAACCAGAAGACCTACGACGTCATGAAGCACACGGCCGAAACCGCCCACGGCATCTTGTGCAAGGTCATCGAGCACTACCTGCAAGATCCCGAATACCGCCGCGCGTTCGACTTCGATCCGCGCCTGGAAGAGCTTATCTTGCTGCCGCGCGGCTATGACGCCGTGCTGCCCTTCGCGCGGCTGGACACGTTTCTCGACGAGGACAGCTTCCGCGTGATGTTCTGCGAGTTCAACGGCGACGGCTCGGCCGGTATGAACGAGAACCGCGAAATCGCGCATTCCATCGAACAATCAAGCACTTTCAAGGAGTTTTCTAGCAGACACAAGGTTTCCGGTTGCGATCTCTTCGATCCTTGGGTTCGCGAGTTTTTGGACATTTACGCCACCTACCAGGGCCGCGTCGACAATCCGCGCGTCGCCGTCTGCGACTACCTGGAAAACGGCGTCGTCGACGAGTTCTACATCTACGCCGAGCGCTTCAAGGTGGCCGGCGTCGACTGCGTGATCGCCGACGTGCGCGACCTCGTCTTCGACGGAGAAGTGCTGCGCGACGGTGAAGGCCGCGAGATCAACGCCATCTGGCGGCGCTGCGTCACGAACGACGTCATCGAGCACTGGGACGAGTCGCAGCAGCTCATCGATGCCCTGCGCGCCGAAAAGGTGGCCCTCATCGGCAGCTTCGCCGGCCACATCGTGCACGACAAGCAGATCTTCAAAGCGCTGTTCGACCGCCGCACCACTGCTTTTCTGGACAAGGACGAGATCTCGTTCATCGAGCAGACGGTGCCCATGACGGCGTTTCTGGACGACGGCTGCGTCAACCTCGACCAGATTCGCGAGAACAAGGACGAATGGGTCATCAAGCCGACCGACCACTACGGAGCCGATGACGTGTACGCCGGCCGCTCGGTCGATGAAGCGACGTGGCGCGCGCTTGTCGACAAGTTCGCGAACGGGCGGGCCGGCGAGCCGTTTCTCGTGCAGCGCTACGTGACGCCGTACCGAACGCTCACGCTGCCGCCCGACGCGAGCATCGACGAGGTCGCCGACGCCGACGTGCAGACAAACCCGGTGCCGTACAACAACATCAACGGGCTTTACGTCTACAACGGACGCTTCCAGGGCGTGTTCAGTCGGCTGGGGCCCCATCCGACCATCTCGAAAGACAAAGAAGGCATCACGGCGGCGACCATCTGGGTCGACTGCGACGAGGCGTAG